The region ATAGAAATGAACTAAAATAAAATTGTAAAGAAGATAAAACATAAATCCATCGATGGTAGTAAAAATTGTATTACAAAATTGGGGGTGACTAAAACGATTTATACACTGACAACAAACCCAGCTATTGATATGAATATTAGAACAAAATCTACAGAACCAAATGCAGTAAATAGAACAGAAAGTGTTAAATACTTTCCGAATGGTAAAGGGATAAATGTTTCACTAGTTTTAAACCATTTTGGAATGAAATCTACAATATTTGGATTCTTTGGAGGGTTTTCAGGAAATTATATTGTAGATGAACTTAAAAAAAGTAATTTTAATGTTAAGCCTTTATGGATAGAGGGGATTACTAGAATAAATGTTTTTATAAGTGATGGAACTAATGAATTTAAATATGTAAATAAGGGTGCATTTGTTCCAGAAGAAGAGCAAGAAAAGTTTATTAATTATCTTAAGGCTTCAAAAGATTGTGAGTGTCTCATAATAAGTGGAAGCTTATCACCTGGAATTGACAAAAGTTATTATAAAAAAATACTTGAAATATGCAATCATAAATCAATAAAATGTATTCTTGACATAAGCACTCCAGAGTTGAAAAATTTATTGAAATATAAACCTCTTCTCATAAAGCCTAATGACGAAGAAGTGAAGAAGATATTTGATCTAGACATTAAAAATGAAGATGATGCAAAAAAAGCTTTAATCAAAATTAGCAGCATGGGTGCACAAAATATACTATTAACATTGGGAGACAAAGGAATGTACTTTTACGATGGTAACAAAATGTATTATTGTGACGCAGTAAAAGTAAAATTAGTAAGTTCAGCTTGTGCTGGAGATGCATGTTTAGCAGCATTTCTAAGTGAGTGGTTTAATTCTAACAAGATAGAATATGCTCTAAAAAAAGCGTCAGCAGCAGGAGCAAATGTTGCAGAATCTGATGGTTTAGGGAAATTGGATAAAATTGATGAATATATAAAACAATTAAACGTTAGGGAGGTAAAGTAAATGAAAAAAATACTTGCGGTTACAGGATGTCCAACAGGTATAGCACATACATTTATGGCTGAAGAAGCATTAAAAGAAGCAGCTAAGAAGTTTGGTGCAGAAATTAAAGTTGAAACTAACGGTGCAGTAGGGGTAGAAAACAAGATTACCGATGAAGATATGAAAGAAGCTATTGGTGTAATTATAGCAGCAGATAAAGATGTTCATCCTGATAGATTTAATGGCATGAAGGTTTTGGAAGTGCCTGTAAGTGAAGGAATAAATAAAGCTGAAGAGCTTGTTGATAGAATTATAAAAGGCAATGCACCTATAAGAAAAGGTGATGAAAATAC is a window of Clostridium pasteurianum DNA encoding:
- the pfkB gene encoding 1-phosphofructokinase; protein product: MTKTIYTLTTNPAIDMNIRTKSTEPNAVNRTESVKYFPNGKGINVSLVLNHFGMKSTIFGFFGGFSGNYIVDELKKSNFNVKPLWIEGITRINVFISDGTNEFKYVNKGAFVPEEEQEKFINYLKASKDCECLIISGSLSPGIDKSYYKKILEICNHKSIKCILDISTPELKNLLKYKPLLIKPNDEEVKKIFDLDIKNEDDAKKALIKISSMGAQNILLTLGDKGMYFYDGNKMYYCDAVKVKLVSSACAGDACLAAFLSEWFNSNKIEYALKKASAAGANVAESDGLGKLDKIDEYIKQLNVREVK